The following DNA comes from Cygnus atratus isolate AKBS03 ecotype Queensland, Australia chromosome 23, CAtr_DNAZoo_HiC_assembly, whole genome shotgun sequence.
TATATCTATACCTTGGGTAATATCTAAGGTAACATGGGCAGAAAGGAGCAAGCAAATTCCTTAtagttccatttttttctgaggactGTGTGAAGAGTGCTGAAGTCTTCATCCATATTTGGAACCATATTGTAAATCTTTGATTTTCATAGCTGAGCAGGTGCTCATAAGAATATGTCAGTAACAttagtagtttttttttgtttgtttgttgtttttttttttaataactaacTACTGAATTAATGTTTATAAGATTGTCATAGTAAGGGTAATTCCACCAGTCTTCACTGCTAGCACTGGTTTTGAATTGCCAAATGGCAATTTAGTCCCATATCTTGGTTGGTGGGACAGACCCACCTGAAGCAAACTTAAGACTTCATTTGGCAGATTAGTATATCACCTGTGGGGTGAAATGTATCCAGTCTTTTGGGGTAGACTGCAAGCACTGAACTTATGAAGAAGTCCATTTCTCAAGGGATATCGTTGACAGCAATAGCACTACACTTGCAGAAAAACATGAGTTAGGAACGTAATCTGAACAAATAGTACTAGTTTGCTGGGAAGCCTGTCAGTTTTCCAGATCAAATCAAGGTTAATGGGCCAAATACCCTGTCTGAGAGGCAAGATTATCACCTCTTTGGTGCACTGAAAGGGTGAAATTTAGCAGACACAGTTCAGCATTTCAGGGAGACAAGATAAGCTTTTAGAAAAGCATTAGCTGCCAGGGGAGCTGGATTTAACCATTGTGCTTTATAGTGACATTGCCTGTGTCATTTCTTAATAGACTtgacaaaagaaaacttaaaattttactGTCAGGTGAAGTGCTCAGGGACTGGTACCTCTCTGGTTCAGTTATGGAGAAGTGAATATTAGCTATGGAAGTTGAACAACAACGATTAATGTCtagacaaagcaaaataaactgcagCTTGTCTGCGCTGTCATCTGTGCAAAAACAGCGGAGCAAACTCCTGgattttcaaaaagtttcttctgttcAGCAGTGCTTAATATTCCTGGATGTCGTTACTTTTGGTACCATTGAAAGCCTGTTTTCAAATGCCTGTGCAGAACAAGCATAATGCTAATTGTTTGGAAGTGAACGGTGAAATTGTTCCCACTTGTATTTAAACCTCTGTTTAAGGGGACTATATATgagaaagttgtttttaaaggtgTTATTGAAAAGCATTAAGTACATCCTGCCTTCAGCTCCATGAAAGACCAGCCAACTCCCAGCAGAGCCTTGATTTGGCTGCATGTATGACATTACCAAGTTTCTGGGAAGGTGTTGGAATAGCAGTCAGCTCCCAGGGCTATCTGTGCTGTAAAGTGCTGCTATCCTTTGTTCACAACAAGGGAATTGCAGAAttgcagcaaatgcaaaaatgtgGGCTGGAGCCTTCCAGACACAGCCTGTGATTGATTTACTGTGTTTTAGAGCAGCTAATGATAGTTGCTTGTCTTTGTCTCCAAGGCACTCTCTTTCTTTGGGTATTCTGGCCAAGCTTCAATTCTGTACTAGCTGATGCAGACAAGACCAAAGCAATCTACAACACCTACTTTGCACTTGCAGTGAGTGCTGTAACTGCCTTCACCTTGTCTGTTCTCACCACAAAGGATGGAAAATTCAGAATGGTAAGACTTGAGAGAGAACTGCGGTgtggaaaagctatttttctgttactttcagTAAAGCACTGAAGGTATAATATCTATTAAGTAAAAACAGCTCCAAATTTTCAGCTTCACAGTCGTCATTAGCCCACCAAGCAGAAGTCTTTAAATGTAACTTAGAAATTATATTCTCAGATGGTAATTCACCGTATACAGAAGCACAAATTCATGCAAAAGACATTCTACTTGCATAAGATTAGTGGTCTATGATATTGTACAGCTATAAGACAAGCAATGACTGAATTCTCActtcatgtttttgttattttattttacagactcATGTCCACAGTGCAGCACTAGCGGGTGGGGTTACTGTTTGTTATGCAGCAGAGAGTATTGACTATCCCTGGATTGCAATGATTTTGGGTCTGCTTGCCAGTCTGATAACCATATTAGGATCTTTCTGTTTACAGGTAATGCTCAAAACCTGAAATTCCTTTTGTATAAGCTGTATAAACTTCTTTTCCAACATAGAATACCTCAAAGTAAACCTctctttcaaagaaattaaagccAGGAAACGAAGACTTGACTGGAGTGCAGGACTGCAAGTTAAAagaccaaaattatttttctaagataGGCAATGTGCTGTAATCGACCTGAGGTTTTGTCTGTCAGTtaaactttttcctctttccagagATACTTGAATCCTGCTCTCAAGATTCATGATGCATCTGGAGTTCATTTCACTTTTGGCTTGCCTGGTTTACTTGGAGCTGTTGCCCAGGTTGTTCTcttagtaataaaaaaatggacTGTTTTACCAAGGTACATCATTTTTTGCTATTAATAAGTTTAATGATTATTGTATGGTACCCTGAATAGAGTTCTCATACATACAGAAAGCCTGAAAGTCATCACAGATAAATCGTATTTTACCAGATAACCTCAGATCATCTCTGAAGTCCAAAAATGTTAGTATACAGACTTTCTGAGTTGAGCAGGCTTTGGATCAGAACTTTAATGTTATATTTTGGTcccattttctctcccttttcattTGATATTAAATACAGCGGACATGGGAGATGAAGGATGGGGAAGCACATCCTTCCAAGACTCATTTTGACTTTTGTGTTTCGGGAAAGCTTTGTATGCTAATACAGcaggagagacaaaaaaaaaaatcatcatttctgtctgaaaaaggCTTTAACCCTTAATCAGGGGCAAAAATGCCAGCTTGGACTACAGCCACTCTGGACACCCAACTGGAAAATTATACCTGGGGAGATATCGTGCAAAAGGGTCAGTGAAGTACAGGtctttgtaggatttttttgaAATGGCACTGGCACCTCATTTTCACAAATCAAGCCCATGTCGCATTATACAAGAAGTTCTTTGTGTAAGTTTCTCAACTTACACAGGAATGCATCACAGTTCACGGCTTCCGCTAGGATCTCTTAAAACATCTAATTGCAGCTGTATAAAGactctaaaataataattttgaggTTTTGACAGGAAACGTGCACGTGCACCACCTGAGGCAGATTAATTCACATTCTGTTAAAATCAAACTGTCAAAGGTGAAacacttgttttgcttttcagcctGGGTTATGTGGTCATGATTTACATCGGTGCCTTCTGCCTGACCATCAGTGTTGCCTTGATAACAGGTTTTATTACAGGTAAGTATGGAAAAACGTTTCAGTAATATCTTCCTCATTTTCCCCGTGGGCAAATGTCTTCCTATTACACCTGTTACCATGTCAGTGCAACTCTTGGTAGAAAGATGCCAGTGTAACTGGGGTGTTAAAGTGTGTTTCTATGTATAAATGATTTGTTCATATAGAAGGAAACTGTTGGACACATTAACACCAAGAACTCTTCATAGATGGGCTTTGAAGAAGGGATGTATTCAACATAACCTGCTAGCACCATTCATTCGTTGGcgacatttattttaacagatgcTTAACAGCTGCCTTCAGATTTCATACAGGAGATGTGTGaggatgaaaatatttctacattttgGTATTGTCTTACAGAAAAATGCTATCTTAGAGTTTCTCATTTTTTAGGCCTGTTGGTATAAATCTGCAAAGTTCCACTAACGTCAGTAGCTTGCTTACATAAGTGAAACATTAGGCCTTTGATCACTAGTGGTTTCGGGTCATCAGGGCTCATGTGTTCCTTGTATGACATTCTGCCTATTTTAtggcagctgcatttttttctgttaattctgGTTTGAGTGAAAGAGAAATGGTAGTTAGAAGTTGCTGtgaaatatactttaaaattattttttgtgctttaattGATCTGCAACCTTTGCATTAGCTCAGGTGTAGTTAAAGAGGTTGAGCTAATCAAGCAGTTTTTacaaaaaacagcttaaacAATCATTTGGTCATTAAGTTTAAAAATCTACGTTTCCATCTGAAATCTCAAGCTAACAGTGCTGATAAGCctgtttgctttaaatacaCAGGCAATTTTCATGCAAGAAATTAATGACTTGTTACATATCTTTAGAATCTGGCAGACTGTTTAATGGAGTTTTACCTGTACAAATTAAGCTTTTATAATACAGGCCTTAATCCTGGCACGCTTCTCTGTACTTAAAGTCAACTTGAGTCAAGGGGCTCTGATGAAGCATTTTGTTCCCCTTTTGTATTTTGATGTTACATTTGCATGTGTGTTACTATGAAACTTCCAGTTATACACagtctttccctttctgtgatacatgtatatgtttttacaaataGGTTTAATCTTAAACTTCAAACTGTTGAAGATCATCCCTGTATCAAAGTATTTTGAAGACCACTTTTATTGGGAGGTAAGTTTCAGGGTAAAGTTAACCATGTGGGAGTATATATAGCACCAAGCATTCATTTCATAGTACACTTTGAATGCCGTTTGATGAACTGTTTAGAGCCTGCATATTGTAAACGTATGTATCCTTCAGCTAGGATTCTCAGAGCTGTTGGTGGGCACAGAGCTAAATCTGAGATGATCTTGTCTGTTGTAATGCATAATCTTAGGTGCTCTGACGTCCTCTGCTTCATATACCGTCCTTGAGGAAATTTGAGCATCTAAGAGTGGGATTTTTAGAAGCCAGTAAGCAGACCAAGTCTCCTGGCCTTTACTGGGCGTAGAGTGGCTTTTAAAGCTGGTGCATAAACACAGGCTTTGTGCACAGGGTCACATTCAGTGCCTAAATATGTCTGAATCACAGAAATGAGAATAAGCTTCTAATAAGGCTCTCCATTACCTTTTTCATATGATGATTTGATGCATAAAATGTTCTGATACAAGAATGTTTGTCTTGCAGTTTCCCCATTTGGCTGTTGGATTTTGAATGGATGAACCCACATGAAAGATCGACCAAGAGAAGGTCACTAGATAAAATGAGTAACTATGATGGGATGAAAGAGCAATCAATTATCAATTCTCATGCTCAAAAAAGCCTTCCCACACAAAAGTTTGGTAACAAACTGTTCTAGTTATTCTTGAAAGACCAGGCTGTAAATTTACAGATGCAAAAGTTATTGTGCATTtagcttttctgctttaatgGTCTTGCCTTAAATAGTTTGTagaacacatacaaaaaagtTTGCTGCATTCATCGCTGTAATGGCTTATCAGTGAAAATGCTTAGAAATTTttagaaagctatttttaactCCCCAGTTTAAAAgccaaaatatgtattttaatattatgtGTACAGGGAGTACACTTACTCTGATGTAGCGAAGTGTTAAAGTGCTTGTTTTTAAGCTAAATTCTGTTAGAGGCCTTGTAAAGCAAGGATTTAATGACTGAGCTGGATCTGGGCCAGAACTCTGCATCTTGCCAGACTGAACTCTTGAGTTACCTGACTGCCTGAAGAAAAATCTACACTTGCGTGGTTCAGGCTAGCTCTCTGGATGTTCAAACggcaagaaattaaattgttctGCTTGTGGATGACATCACTGAAATCAACAGCATCATTACTCATTACTTCCGGAACAAGCCTTAGAACACTATTCTTGAGCAGCGACAGTCTGCACATGGTCAGCTATCCAAAAGGCTCTGGCTGCTGTAAAGCCGTGAATGTCAGTCAGAGAATGAGGGAATAGTCCTTCCTTGGGTATTCCCATTTGTTTGGATAGGGCTGGTTATGCGATAAATTTAACTGGATTAGGCCTAATTTTGTGCAACAAGCTTCATGGTACCAATGCTAAAACCCAATTTCCAAAGTGTCTCACGCtgaattttgatgttttcttttttcatatttttaaaaagtggtttgtttttttaaacattttaaggaACATTATATAGAGCTTCTACGCTGTAGATACAAGAATTGGTAATAGcacatactattttttttgtactggaTGGATGGTCAACTTGGAAAAGTAAAAGATTTTAGAATGTATTGATTTAAGACTGCCAGTAAGATGTTTTAAAGGCCTTACTTTTGATTTGAATGGAACACAGCACATACCTGTTTGCAGAGGACTTCAGCTGAGACAAGCAGGGGCTTTGGTCCATGAGCTACAGCCTCACTGTGCAGAAGATTCTGTGTAAACAAACCCCTTTTTTATGGATTACAATCCTGtgtttcttcattatttccAAATAGTTGATATGTAAGTTcttacataattaaaaaagtcaggctttgattgtttttatttattcagcacacttgcttaaaaatgaagtaatgagGGGAAAATtgcaacactgaaaacaaagggTAAGTTCTTTGTTCACTGTAGCAATGTATGCTGACCTCAACTCGTTTATTAAGAGAATAAGCAAAGTAGATCACTGCAATTAAAGGAAGTGTGAGACAGGTTTCAAAGTTACTCAGAGCAAGTGCCAGTTTTTCTTAATCCCAGCTCACAAAATAGCCAGTGATCTTACTTATTTTACCAACTGCATGCAGCTTCCATCAGCTTACAGTGCTATTCAGCTTGATACATATGCACTTACACACTTGCATTATTTCACATTTAGTGCACTCCTGCAATCCAAGCTGAACTTGTATATtcagtattttacttttcagcaaTGAAACAAACATAACTTCTGCAATGCAAAGTTCTTCTGATGTTTTCTAGCAGAAGTCATTTTACGGAATCGGATTTTATCCCCCCCTTTCCTCCACATCTTTTTGCTCAGCGATTTCTTGAGCAAGTAGCCAAAATGTATGTAGAGGAAGGGGTAAAATAGCTCTTCCTGTATCTCACTGTTCACGTGAGTATGCTTACGGGATCAGAATTCTCCCTGGTAGTGACTGTCCCTGGTCTAACTCCCAGCTGAAGAGTATTCTTCcctcatttttattgttgttaggAAATAGCTTACAGCAAGCTTTGTGGATGAACTACCTACAGCTAGAGCAACTATATAATTTATACTTGTGCCTCTACAATGTCATCCACAGCAACAGTAAATTATTTACCAGTGACTCTCTCAATATCACCatagaataaatgaaatactcaagggggaaaaaagtctaaAGCAGCACCATTCTATGTAATACAAGAAAAGCCACGTACCAGTCAATTTTGAAATTGAGGAACTGTTTATGTTGTCTGGACATcggaaatatttaataaatgttaaaaaattgttttaaagcattttagtAGGTCTTGGATTGTAAGATATTATAGAAATAGCTGGTTAAATACATCAGTTTTCCACTATTCTATTTACTTATAGCAAACATATAAAAGTGACTTCCATTGTTACTTGTAGCAATTTTATGTTTGTcaaaaacattacatttaaatcagaggaagaaaacagaatttttagtgctatgatttaatttttactcGTTTTATCTTTAGACACAATTGAAGGTCACCGTATACAAAATGGTTTTACAAAATTTTTGGAGttatgcagttaaaaaaaaagacatggcCAACGCACTTCCATAGGCGTGTTCATTGCCACAAATCTTCCGTGCGACCAAATTTGAAGACCAGTCCTCTGTTTAAAACAATAAAGGTACATGAGTATGTAAGGGAGAAGATTAAATACctagtattttaaatacacgATTTCAGGGAGCAAGTTGAAGTATTTGTAAATCCGTGTCCTGGTCCTGCAACAAGACCTATGCAGACAGATCACAGAGTGCCTTAACCAACAGTTTATTCACCCATATCTAATTGCAAAAGAATAGAGCTGAAGTAAAAAACAGATTACAGCAAACTCCAGTTTTAATAAACGAAAACAAATCAGGTAAGAAACAAAGGACAATAGGCTTACCCGAAAAAGATGAATGCATTCTGGAAAAACACAGCTATTCCTGGGTATACTActgttttttctaaagaaaaaaaaaaaactccattaatttttcagaagtagTATTCTTTTCAAGAATACCCCATCTCACAACAAGCTTCTAGTGCTGTTACTACTACTAACAAATCTGCCTAAGGCAGACTGTTCTCTCACGGAATTAAGATAGCACTATACATCTGGTATAACCCTTTTCATTCTCTGACAAGATGGTTTTCTCCAATTTGTTACTCACCTGTGCAAAACAAAGATGAGCACAAGGCTTACCccactggaaaataatttcagtggcTTTTGTGCTCCCCAAAATCATTTAGgtttccaaataaaagaaatctgtcCTGTTCTATAACCCAAAATGTGCATTCATGTAAGGTGATCCCCATTGTTTCCCCCAGCAAAATGGGTCTCCCCAGGTATCTGGAATTCACTCAAAAGAGTCAACTGTTTAAAGCAACAAGAATTTAATGGTACCCATGTATCAGCTCGAGCTGGGTGCCTCCAAGGAAGGACGCCACTGAAAACTTTCCCTGGGTTCCTATACCTGTACAATCTTCATTTCATCCGCTACGGTCCAATCAGTTCTGGACACATAAAAGTTATATTCCTTCAGATCAGCTGTTCTTTGTTGTGGGGCAGGTTGGTTTCTGTTATCTCCCAGGGCAGGTTCTCATCTGGTGCCATCCTTGGTCAGCACATCCCCCCTTCCCCATCGCTGCCACCCAGGCCCCTACACAGTGTGGCTCGCTGTGATTGACACCACTGCATACCAGGTTCAGGTTACAGAGAGCTCATACTGCAGCCTAAGGCTTTGCTAATTTTACTCCACTAACATCAAACAATAGCTACCTGAATTCCTTACATACAGGCACGGCAGCTTGTTTCCctttcacaacagaaaaagggaaagtaGCAGTATTTAGGAAACCAAAATATGAAAACTGGACCTCCTTAGAAAGGATCTAAAAATAAGTTGCAAAATTCGGTAGtcagttaaaatatttgaactttTCAAAAACGGATCAAATCACATTCCATGTTGTCTTACCTTTAACAACATAGCCTCCAAAAAGGATCCACATAGAGGCAATCAGAGATCCAAAAGCCATCATAAAACCAATGAACAGCCAAATCCGAGCACCTTAAAAAAGACGTATGGATGTTTTGTGCCTGTGTCTGGGTAGACACCCGTAACTTTGAACACGCTTTAGTTTCAGAGCACCTTTTGTGACACCCCAGAGATATGCACATAAACACATGTACACCAGTACAGTTGTTACAACTCTTCCAAGAATTATGGACTTCACATAGATCCCTGTATGATAACCTACACCACTTTACCTGTTTGTCCTAGACAGCCTTCACTGTAACTGTCACCCCGAACTTGTCCGTTAGACACTGCATTGATCCTGTATGTGCAAAACAGGATGAAGGTGGGTAAACGTTGGTAAAGCAAGAAGTAAGTGTTTATAAAACAATAGGAGAAACTTCTCAGAAACCCATTTAAATAGTGATGCatttcttacacttttttttttaagtggagaaCAATgctaaaacttaaaaaaatcttgaaatactACTAACACATGGATCTGTACGATGTCCAGTTTTTTAAATGGTTAATATACTTACTATAAACAAATATAAGACATATTATCCTGGCCTGCTTCACAAgaagcatgaccagcaggttgagagagGCGATTTTCCCCCTCTAATCTGCTCTTATATATCTGCAGTACCCCCACCTGGTGTACTGCATTCAACTCTAGGACCACCAACATAAGagggacatggacctgttggagcaggtccagaggagggccaataggatgatcagaaggctggagcacccTTCCTATGAAGAGATGCTGAGAaggttggggttgttcagcctaaagaagagaaggctccggggagatCTTACAGTGACCTGCCAGTACCTAGAAGTGGCTTATAGGAAAGCTGAAGGggggactctttatcagggagtatagtgataggacaaggggtaatggctttaaactaaaagagggtagatttagaatagatattaggaaaaaattctttactttcATGGTGGTGGGGCACTacaacaggttgcccagagcagctgtggctgccccacCCCTGACAGTGCCAAAGGCGAGGCTGGAGGGGGCTTTGGGCAGCGcaggctggtgggaggtgtccctgcccatggcaggggcatTGGAACTAGATAGTTTctaatgtcccttccaacccaaaccattctatgatgtTAGTAACAATCAGATATTGCCTTGATTTGTTATTCTCAGTTACCTCTCAATTTAAAGCCtatgctctttttttaaattcgTAACAGCACAGAAATTCTATGAGTGTGTAGCTGTGATCAAGAAGTTACGCTTACATTAGGAAAGCAATTGTGGCTATAACCCCACAAGCATGGTAAGAATGGTTGAAGTCTTCCATTTTAGGGTACTTCACAGCTGCATCTATGATTATCCACCAACCAGTaaagaactattaaaaaaagaaagcacaataGCTTAAAATACAGATGCAAGCCTTTTAACAATACAAAAGATtgctctaggaaaaaaatgccagcttACAAAATCATACTTAGAGTTCACTTATAGCATGGctagctttgttttcagtttagttCAGTGAAAGTTAAGAGCAAAACCCATGATTTATCTACTCCAATAGTAATTACATGGGTAGAAACCGAAAGACTTGTATGGCTGCAAGCACCCAGAACACATCTCAGCGCTAACTCTGCTGCTAACAACCCCCCAGtcctcc
Coding sequences within:
- the LOC118255673 gene encoding RH-like protein isoform X2 gives rise to the protein MVIFGFGFFLAFLKRYSFSSTGFNLLVIVLGVQCSILMEGLLVLLLQEAKEGGLKIITTAVVSMTAVVISSGAVLGKTNPIQLIVMTVVEVIVFHVSRWINKRFLQVPDNLSMMHVHLFGAYFGLAVSSHFSEPSPRSEKNASTPKSDLLSMLGTLFLWVFWPSFNSVLADADKTKAIYNTYFALAVSAVTAFTLSVLTTKDGKFRMTHVHSAALAGGVTVCYAAESIDYPWIAMILGLLASLITILGSFCLQRYLNPALKIHDASGVHFTFGLPGLLGAVAQVVLLVIKKWTVLPSLGYVVMIYIGAFCLTISVALITGFITGLILNFKLLKIIPVSKYFEDHFYWEVSFRVKLTMWEYI
- the TMEM50A gene encoding transmembrane protein 50A isoform X1 gives rise to the protein MSGLLESVRCSECVDWGEKRNTIASVAAGVLVRAALPLLCRSASELKFFTGWWIIIDAAVKYPKMEDFNHSYHACGVIATIAFLMINAVSNGQVRGDSYSEGCLGQTGARIWLFIGFMMAFGSLIASMWILFGGYVVKEKTVVYPGIAVFFQNAFIFFGGLVFKFGRTEDLWQ
- the TMEM50A gene encoding transmembrane protein 50A isoform X2; the encoded protein is MSGLLESVRCSECVDWGEKRNTIASVAAGVLFFTGWWIIIDAAVKYPKMEDFNHSYHACGVIATIAFLMINAVSNGQVRGDSYSEGCLGQTGARIWLFIGFMMAFGSLIASMWILFGGYVVKEKTVVYPGIAVFFQNAFIFFGGLVFKFGRTEDLWQ
- the LOC118255673 gene encoding RH-like protein isoform X1; protein product: MPSNYRSFRKSVPWLILFLETVFVILFYFLFSGYNASISNISYTDFQDVNNMVIFGFGFFLAFLKRYSFSSTGFNLLVIVLGVQCSILMEGLLVLLLQEAKEGGLKIITTAVVSMTAVVISSGAVLGKTNPIQLIVMTVVEVIVFHVSRWINKRFLQVPDNLSMMHVHLFGAYFGLAVSSHFSEPSPRSEKNASTPKSDLLSMLGTLFLWVFWPSFNSVLADADKTKAIYNTYFALAVSAVTAFTLSVLTTKDGKFRMTHVHSAALAGGVTVCYAAESIDYPWIAMILGLLASLITILGSFCLQRYLNPALKIHDASGVHFTFGLPGLLGAVAQVVLLVIKKWTVLPSLGYVVMIYIGAFCLTISVALITGFITGLILNFKLLKIIPVSKYFEDHFYWEFPHLAVGF